A region of the Ranitomeya imitator isolate aRanImi1 chromosome 5, aRanImi1.pri, whole genome shotgun sequence genome:
cagatgaaacgtggctgggtctttcaacatggcaacgaaggagtggcttcgtaagaagcatttcaaggtcctggaatggcctagccagtctccagatctcaagcctatagaaaacctttggagggagttgaaagtccgtgttgccaagcgaaaagccaaaaacatcactgctctagaggagatctgcatggaggaatgggccaacataccaacaacagtgtgtggcaaccttgtgaagacttacagaaaacgtttgacctctgtcaatgccaacaaaggatatattacaaagtattgagatgaaattttgtttctgaccaaatacttattttccaccataatatgcaaataaattgttaaaaaaacagacaatgtgattttctggatttttttttcacagtttgtctcccatagttgaggtctacctatgatgtaaattacagacgcctctcatctttttttttaagtggtggaacttgcactattgctgactgactaaatacttttttgccccactgtatatatatacacatatatatgtatatgtatagtaTATATAACCTTTGAAAATTATGTGTAAGTGACAGAGAATTACTCTATgttaaagctcatgttaaaatcgcattgtaatcaGATCACATTTGCAGGTAAATCGGATGTCATTCGGATGTTAGGTGATAAAAATCACGGTGTACTTGCAagaaaatcgcatgacacttgcatgacacccATCCCACTTTTCTGGCCCGATATTGGactgtttcttttttttatggTGACGGGTATGAGCCCTTAGGCTAAATTCAGACGAGCATCTTAAATATCGTCTGATTTTCATCCTGAAACAAAATTGTCAATTTTTCATCCGTATGGGATCCACTGTTTTATACATCAATAAATGTCCCTCCCTCCCGTATTTATATTCACATGACATGTATGCCACTTAATAGGTTTATTATAGAGGAAAAGGGGGCCGAGAATACACGTGAAGAATAAtttaaatttaacttttattgtgaTCATTAAAATATTAATGAATAATTCAAATGTAAAATAGCCCTATCCGAGGATAACCTTGGGTCAGGCATAGGACTATTTTAACTATGAATCATTAATATTTTATTAATCACAATTAAAAATAATGTGTGAACATAGCGTTATAGTGTTAAAAATGAATTGGACAGCACACACATTGCACATGGGTGGCATCTATGTGCTGTCCATGATATACTCAGACCCATAGACTTCTATAGGTCATGGTGTTTCGTGACTCAAAATGTCTCAGGGAATGTTTCCAGACACACagtctgcaaaaagaaaaaaaataggaacACGCAAACAGCACCATAtactataatgggtatgtgttctttctgtgaaaaaaaaaaaatcaaaatgcataGAACATGTACTTGAAAAACAGATCTAAATGAGGCCTAAAAAGTGGATCTGTTACTAGATTTTACAATATCAACTGCATAGATTACTAAAAAGATTTTATGAGACTggtatatttactttgaaaatccatttaGAAATGGCTGCGTAATCCTAATATTAAAATGATCATTTTTATATTAagtaggaaaaatatatatatttaaaaaaggaTTATGCAGTCATTTTGACATGGATTTTTTaacataagtacaccagcctcatcaggccccctatacacattagacaaaAAATGGGCAGATAGCCCATTTGTTGGCGAATAAACCGATCTGGGATTTCACTTGCTGATCATGCGGCTATTGGGCGAAAACGTTCAACATGCTGATCTGTGTTTTGAAGGTTGACATTCGGCATCAGTCAAAACTAACAGTCTCCAAAACAGCCTTATTCAACCATTATAATCAAAATCCACAATCATTGGtgacttttatctaatgtgtacaGGGGCCATATAAGACCTATTTAATAACATGTGCAGTCTGTATAATAAAATCTGGCGACAGATCCCCATTAATTATCATTTTCATTCACATCACAGAAGTCCATTAGAAACTACTTGTACTGTATATGTAATTAACAAACATGCAATAAACTTATTTTCTTCCATAGGTGAGTGTATACCTAGGTAAAAGAGATTACATTGATCATGTGGAATCTGTGGATCCAGTAGGTAAGTAGATGAATGGGACACTGGAGAAAGCTGACGATGTACTACATAGCCCAGCCATGCTCACAAACTTGTTGCTCACTAACGTttgcaaaactacaattcccatcagaggtgtatctaggcatTTTGGtacctggggcaagaattcagttatgTGAGCACTGGCACTTTCCCTGACATATGGACAAAACTATAGATTTTCTAACATATCGGTACATGTGCTTATATACATCCTCTTTGTATGGAGATTAATATCTCCATAAACATCGCTAGGTGGCGATATTGTACCATTTTTGTCTAGAATATAATTTGATATATAGATATGCATGTGTCTGCTCTCCTCATGGATCAATGGAATTGTCTTATAACGTATTGAACATTTCACGCAAATTCATGTATTCTGCTTATATTCCAGTCATATTCTGCAGGATATctcctttttaattgtttttatattctcTTTTGTCATACTTTTGTTGAAATAAAAATGTATTGATttaaatacaggaaagatatatatcttggtactgtgttagccagtagatagaaaaatatttagaattgagagtcctcagtggttgaaaagatggtaacaactgaactgaaaagatggtaacaaattgcaagctttcgagactacacaggtctcttaatCAGGCAAAGattaatttcttttagtctttgcctgatgaagagacctgtgtagtctcgaaagcttgcaatatgttaccatcttttcagttagccattaaaaggtatcaaccactgaggactctcaattctaattgATTTAAATATAAATGCTTTCAATTGGAGTATTTTTGTAGGCTTTCTCCTCTCgtcttctgcagcacattcccATAGTATACACTTAAAAACAGCAGTATTACTACGCTGAGACTACATTTCCTCCACACttgccctctcctttccatactgggctcTCTCTTCATATTGTCTTCTCACACTATACCGTTCCCCTCCCACACTacccagtctctattctgtgcccctTCACACTTTTCATCCCTCTATACTGTCTCCTCACTCATCCTCCCACACGCTaatcatactgtctcctcacatatttACTCCCAGTGTCTATTGTCTCCTCACACATCCCCCcagctccccatactgtgtccataCCCATTCCCCCTTGCTCCTCATACTTTGTTCACTCATCCCACTTCGTTCAATAGGGCGCAGACAGACATCCGTATCTCTCGTGAGAGCATCACATGGACTGACCCAGCACCTCTCCTGTCCTGACCGGAGCATGACAGCATAATgtacttctatgcagctgtcacgttcaggtcaggagagttgacggctagtccgaggattgcgatgcgatccttcTATGAGAAATACGGCCATCTGCaccctcatactgtgtctgcacccatctcccTCTCAATACTTGTTTGCATCCATTCCCCCTCCCTTTCTCccaatactgtgtctgcacccattcccTCAAACCTCTCTCCCAATACTGTGTCTCCACCCATCTACCCCTCCCTTggtcctcatactgtgtctgcacccgtcTCCCCCTCGCTTCCAATACTGGTGTCTGCTCCCATCTTTACTCACTCCCAATACCTTGTCTGCACCCTTCCCTTCTCTCGCTCCCAATACTGTATCTGCATCCATCTCTTCCCTCATTCCCAATACTGTGTCTCCCCATACTTTGTCCTCAAATCCTTTCCCTCTCTATTAcattgaatcttcggtgtcttaagCTCCACACGATGACATATCACCAACATTGTACCCTCCTCTGCAGTGCCGGCAAGtgacatcagcagcatgatcagCTGACCTAATCAGGCTGATGATGTGGCCATGAATTGGAAGAGCAGGTGGGCagggcttcaattgtactcgcgtctGAAAGACACGAGTATAATTGATCCCTGGAAGGCAGTGAATCTCTGAGTCGACTGTCAGCTTGACAGCCGGCACATAGAACTGCCGACTCTCACTAAGGGGGAGTGGGGAGAAACAAAATGAAGCCGCCAGTGAGACAACTCAGACTACCGCATCATGATGcctgacgccccccccccccccgtgcttggGACATATGCCCTTCCTAACCCCCTAGATATGCCTCTGACTCCCATCATtccctgacagctgcaggctgggtGTTGTAGATGTGCAGTAGCTGGAGAGCTACTAATttcttcttttcattttttttaaatcttagatGGAGTAGTTTTAGTTGATCCGGACCTCTTGAAAGGGAAGAAAGGTAAGTAATGTGGAAGTTTGAAATACTGGATTTTTTTATGGCGACATCATGAGTCAATATGGTGACCATAGTTATAAAGATGAACTGACTTGTTATACTTTTGGCTTTAACTGGTCCCACAGACAAAGTGCATTTTAATGAATATACAGTATCTTGGAATAGTAATAAGTTCTACAACTTGATGTgtgaaaaaaatgttcctgtgctgagataatcttataaatgttcccctgctgtgtactgtgtaatggccatgtctgaccgtgcaggaacatggtctgatcataccacagctcctgggtcgATGGGGAGAAGAAAGTATGCAGATATTACAGCAGAGAATCAAAGCTGATTCTTTctatgaggtaaaacatttccctgcctgttttattaCATGAGCGAGTGTTTCTGCAACGTCTCCAGTACCCAAAGCTTATCATAAAGCATGTCAGTGAGGTAGGAGCTCCAGACTGCTTAGCTCTTATGTCACTGACTGATTTATgatgagctgagaaaaaaaatcgcttcTTCCAGGTATAAAAAGGTATTACAGAACAAACATAGAAAATAACCTGTCCATACAAAGCATGGGCTCCTCCGTTTAAATATCAGTCCTTTACTATGACTCCAGCAGGGTCTGAGCAGCACATGCAAGGCCTCCTCACCTTGCACACAGATAGACCAAGTGAGACAGCATCAACTGCCTTAAATCAGACATTTCAAGACTGGAGGTAAGTGAGCAGTTGTTCCCACCCAGCTCTTTCAGTTGCTCGTAAAATCCAGAACCATAATCCGGGCCCATTAACACACCTCTAAGCACTATGtgtgctggagcctgcttctcCTGTGCTTCACCAGGTCCTACATCACTGAGGCTTAGCACCTCGGTGACACAAACCTCCCATCCATGATCTGTCCAGCTGCCACCTTACACCCTCTATAGGAACCTGGACTTAAACAGGAATCCCTAGGCTAGGGCCAGAGTCAGCTGCTGTTCGGTGGAGCAAGCTGGCAAGAAGGATAGTCAGGTAGCTGTGTGAAATCCAGGAGGTACAAAATCATCATGCAGGAGAACCGGCAATAAACTAGCTGAGGTCAGGGAACAGAATAAATCAGGATGATACACAGAACACAGATAAAGCCAGGAAGGACAAACATTGACTGACAGTGGGAGCTGGCTCTCAGGAGTTTAGATAGTGAACAGCCTCACCCAGTGCTGATAACAGGAAGAAATCCAAACAGGATTAACCTCATAGCTTCTGAACTAGCAGAGACACAAGTCTCAGGAATAAAATAGGATAGATGCTGTCAAGCATCACCCGCATCAAAGGCGCGGTGCCACCTAGCAGGCAAAGCAGAAACTGGCAAAGATGGTGCAGTATGGTTGCTCTCTACCCCATGTACTGTACACTATTCATTATCTTTTTCACAGTGTATGTCACTCTGACTTGTGCATTCCGCTATGGTCAAGAGGATATTGATGTGATCGGCCTGACCTTTCGGAAAGATTTATACTTTGCACGGACCCAGGTTTATCCTCCTGTGGAAGATGTGAAATGTCTTACCAAAGTCCAAGAAAGGCTAATGAAAAAATTGGGGAACAACGCCTATCCCTTCCTGATGGCGGTAATCACTTATATGTCCTGCCCAATCGTGTCCTGTAGCTTGAATATCTACCCACTAGAAATACATTGCCTTTACCCATGTGGAGTGTGTCACAGTAATGCCGATGATTAGGATCTTTTCTTATTCCTTATATTCTCACTTACAGTTTCCTGACTACTTGCCGTGCTCAGTGTGTCTTCAGCCAGCTCCATCGGATGTGGGGAAAGTGAGTAGATGCTTTCTGCTTTCAACTATTTATCTTAATAGAATGAGAATTTTGATACAGACAAGAAATAATATACGGTAACCAGAATAGAAGATCGTGTAGTCTGTAGAGTACAGCAAATATTCCAAGAGCCTGCTAGAGATGTACATATAGGCCAAATTCACACACGTGTATAAAAATAACCAAAAGATTAAAAAAAGTGTCAATTCAGCTGACTACTtatgtgtaaggctgccgtcacactagcagtatttggtcagtatttcacatcagtatttgtaagccaaaaccaggagtggaacaaatagaggaaaagtataatagaaacatatgcaccacttctgtatttatcacccactcctggttttggcttacaaatactgatgtgaaatactgaccaaatactgctagtgtgacggcagccttagagataAGTATCCCAGGAGATATGGAGGGTAGACAGCGTGTGGGTGTGGTGACCGAAGTATGCACTGGTTGGGCTTCGAGGTCAAATGGCTCTCAATGGTCCAACAGGGGATGTATTCCAAAACCAAGtagttaaaacttaacctttaatcgcgtaggataaaaaaataattgtgagaATGTGGAGATAATTAAAAAAAGAACCCATAATGGAATTTCGGGTAGAAAAACCTTAAATCGTAGCAAATAATGTGCAATGTTGATCCTGACATGAAACAGACGATTCTTCGTTGGTgtggtcatccgtatggcatctgttttTTATAGATAAGCAATAAAAATTACAAAACCAAGTAAAGTTTCCTATGTTAAGAAATTAATAGTGATGACAGAATGCTTTtcaaggtgttatcggagcatgctcgtgtgctaacagagtgtcttcgaaaaatatgttcgagtccccgaggCTGCAAgaatcacggctgttcgacagccacaacacatgtagggattacctgtttgttaagcAAATAACAGTTTTAGAAAACTGTCCCTTTATCAGGGGGCTTTTTTTGAAATCCAGTGAACACATTTGATAATTTACAATTACAACAGGTTTTGTTATATTTATATTTTCTAACCATTTCCCTTTTTTTAAGGCTTGTGGTGTGGATTTTGAGATTAAAGGATTTTCTACAAGCAATTTAGAAGACAGGATTCCCAAAAAGTAAGTTGGTCAATATTTCACTAAACCGTTCAGCTTTTCTAAGTTCTGGGTGTGAAATGTATCACGACACCTTTTGTAGCCAGGTATAgcactgtattaaaaaaaaactgtTGAAAAATTGACATTGAGAACTGCAAGTGGGGGTGGGGGAAGACAGTGGCCGTTAGTTCTTAGGCTTCGTTCCCACAAGGAGCTTTTTGGTGAGTTTTAATGTtgaagattttctgcagcatttttgcacccAGAAAGAAACAAATGAGGGTAGTTTTCGGCACAACCAACTGGATAAAAAAATGTAAGTTTATTGAATCAATTTTAAAGTTCATTAAAAGTTCATTAAAAGTTACAACCTCAACACCTTGGTTTTAACTTTTAATGGACTTTTAACTTGATTCAATAAACTTAcattttttatccattttttgtGCCGAAAACTACTCTTTTTTTCCTTGTAAGCtgcaatcaccagcaggtacggcacccactgGTTTCTAATCTGCATAGAAACTGTTGaaagaaaatgttaaaaatgttttactattttttttaaactaaaactaACTTTGTTTTCTAGATTTGATTTTTAAATCCTTTACTCCTTCCTGACATAGGACGTAACAGCATGTCCTCCTTCGTGCCTCCACGTACGGAGCGGCCTCAGGCTCACACCGCACCTGACAGCGGCAGGCTGCTTTTCCTAGCCAGAAACCTGTCTATAACAGCAGTGACCAGAGCTTGCTCCGtttgctgctgtttaaccatttaaatgtcactgtcaatcatCAAAAGCGTCATTTAAATGAAATTTACATgacaaaattgctgttttttttcagcAACACATCTCCTTAATGAAACTAAAAAAAGCGATTAAAACATTATTTGTGTCACAATTTGATATGGATAAAAAAATCAGCTGGCCAACACTAAAAACAAACTCCGTCAATGGGAAAAAAATGTCTTGTAGCTAGAAAAATGGCGAAATAGAACCAAATTTTGAAATAAAAAGAAGCTTTACaggtttggtatcaccataatcacACTAACCTGGAAATTCATGTTGCCAGGGGCATTTTTACTGCACAAAAATCAACAGAGAACGTTTGGATATGTGCGCATGGTATTGGGTCATCCATGAATTAATTAAGTATAATTTCCCTTTCTGCAGAAACTCTGTGCGTTTGTTGATTCGTAAAATTCAATTTGCTCCTGACCAACCTGGACCCACGCCCCGGGCAGAAACGTCCTGGCAGTTCTTCATGTCGGACAAACCCTTGCACCTGACAGCTTCCCTGTCCAAAGAGGTAAAGTAGAACATATAAGTGAATGCACTATTAACGGTCAGTAGACATGgcgcctacttgtatggtcacattgCTTATTGCGCCTGTTTCATCATATAAAATGCGTCTGAATGTCAAAGATTCAGTCCAATACCCTGGCCTTGTAGCCTTGTCTGCTATGGCAGAGTGGCTTTTTCTCACACCTCACACCTCAAGGACCCCAACACTTGGGGCGTATGCTTCACCAACTATAAAAATCAAATAATGATTATAATCTATTTTTAAAGCTGTGTTCACACAGTGCTGATGCATTGTAGTTGCAGTgttgtttttttctgcagttttatgaagatacaggaaaaaatattttttaatgtaatttttcCATATCATTATAAAATCACATTAGTGAAATTGCAGCAAACACAATGCAGTGTTCTAGCAATTCCAAACATTGTGGCAAAAACaatacagcaaaaaaataaaaaaaaagacgcaTTGGCCAAAGCATGTGAACGTAACCCTAGTCTTTGCAGATGCAGCTAGAAGTATACTTATCAATGTAAACCATTTCTTGCAGGTGTATTATCATGGAGAACCTATTTCAGTCGCTGTTACTGTGACCAATaattcagaaaaaaatgtaaaaaaaatatcaaCATCAGGTAAAGTGTAATAATAATGTTAATAACCATTGACCATAAAACCAACAATAAATAAAGTGTATTCTGATAAATATtcagagtccagtgggtggtcgtgCCACACCCAAGGTTCAGGATGTCAATCACAGTGTAAGACCTCCCACTGGACTTTTTGGCTCACAATTAGCAGGCATTTGTGTTCCTTTTATTTAAAGTTCTCCTGAATCCCTCTCCCTGAATCCGCTTGACTCCTCCTGCTGTATTATATCGTGGTTAAAGAACAGAAGCAATGATCGACATTACAAGTGTTATGGGGAGAGAGATATTCACTAGTGATAGCTTAGTAAACGTGCTCGAATACCGTGTTTTCAGACCATGCTCGGGTGTAATCTgaatgtcttcggcgtgctcggataatatgttctaGTCCTTGCGGCTGCATATTTTGCGGCTGTTAGGCAGGGGGATTGCTTGTT
Encoded here:
- the SAG gene encoding S-arrestin — protein: MSGDKKSRHIIFKKTSRDKAVSVYLGKRDYIDHVESVDPVDGVVLVDPDLLKGKKVYVTLTCAFRYGQEDIDVIGLTFRKDLYFARTQVYPPVEDVKCLTKVQERLMKKLGNNAYPFLMAFPDYLPCSVCLQPAPSDVGKACGVDFEIKGFSTSNLEDRIPKKNSVRLLIRKIQFAPDQPGPTPRAETSWQFFMSDKPLHLTASLSKEVYYHGEPISVAVTVTNNSEKNVKKISTSVEQVANVVLYSSDYYTKTVAFDESEQKVPSKGTYSHTFTLLPLLAYNREKREIALDGKLKHEDTNLASSTLLKEGIDRTVMGILVDYKIKVTLTVSGLLGDMTSSEVSTELPFILMHPKPDSGAENEQDEDMVFEDFARDPLKDELQPEEKEEEEDDEK